A section of the Dehalobacter sp. DCM genome encodes:
- a CDS encoding DUF2326 domain-containing protein — protein MCPLRCPDTAGIGVRMCPKYATKELPQLEDRLIYLHNQIEQLSKEEKEITIKLEKIGYIDELEEIIKKLNDKYEQKGRYEEQLDQWERSIETLDSIELELKDINNGIASLDKSLDNRIKSFNKYFSKLSERLYNEQFILSYDRNERAYQLKISSISGNLGTGKKKGQIAAFDFAYIQFCEENEIPCLHFILHDQIENMHDNQLITLSTIANETNSQLVLPVLLDKLPNNIDVKKYKVLSLSQENKLFKV, from the coding sequence ATGTGTCCGTTACGCTGTCCGGATACTGCCGGAATCGGTGTCCGGATGTGTCCGAAATATGCAACTAAAGAATTGCCTCAATTAGAGGATCGATTGATTTATTTACATAACCAAATAGAACAGCTTTCAAAAGAAGAAAAAGAGATCACTATAAAATTGGAAAAAATAGGATATATCGATGAGTTAGAAGAAATCATAAAAAAATTGAATGATAAATATGAACAAAAGGGAAGATATGAAGAACAGCTCGATCAATGGGAAAGGTCAATAGAGACCTTAGACAGTATTGAGTTAGAATTAAAGGATATTAATAATGGAATAGCATCACTAGATAAGTCGTTAGATAATAGAATAAAGAGTTTTAATAAATATTTTTCTAAACTTTCAGAGCGACTATATAATGAACAATTTATTCTAAGTTATGACAGGAATGAGAGAGCTTATCAACTAAAGATAAGTAGTATAAGTGGTAATTTAGGAACAGGAAAAAAGAAAGGACAGATTGCTGCATTTGACTTTGCATACATTCAATTTTGCGAAGAAAATGAAATACCATGTCTGCATTTCATTCTTCATGATCAAATAGAAAATATGCATGATAATCAGTTAATTACTTTATCTACAATAGCAAATGAAACAAATAGCCAGCTTGTGCTACCAGTATTATTGGATAAGTTACCAAATAATATTGATGTAAAAAAATATAAAGTATTATCCTTATCTCAAGAAAATAAACTATTCAAAGTTTAG
- a CDS encoding recombinase family protein: MKIGYVRVSSMEQNTARQEVLMQELNVNEIYIDKVSGKNTNRPELQKMLGYVRKGDTVIVESISRFARNTKDLLDLTETLKQKEVEFISKKENIDTSTPTGKFMLTVFGAVAELEREYILQRQAEGIAIAKKEGRYKGRKKIESEKFEKIYREWKSENITAVRAMELLGMKRNTFYRRVAEYKAKKGE; the protein is encoded by the coding sequence ATGAAAATTGGTTATGTAAGAGTATCGTCTATGGAACAAAACACAGCAAGACAAGAAGTATTGATGCAAGAATTAAATGTAAATGAAATATACATAGATAAGGTTAGTGGCAAAAATACTAACAGACCAGAGCTTCAAAAGATGCTAGGTTATGTTAGAAAGGGCGATACCGTAATAGTCGAAAGTATAAGTAGGTTTGCTAGAAACACAAAAGACCTTCTCGATTTAACTGAAACACTGAAACAGAAGGAAGTAGAATTTATCAGTAAAAAGGAAAATATCGATACAAGTACACCAACTGGAAAGTTTATGCTGACCGTTTTCGGAGCGGTTGCTGAGCTTGAGAGGGAATATATATTACAACGACAAGCAGAAGGAATTGCAATAGCGAAAAAGGAAGGAAGATATAAAGGTAGAAAAAAGATTGAGAGTGAAAAGTTTGAAAAGATATATAGGGAGTGGAAATCTGAGAATATTACGGCTGTAAGAGCTATGGAATTATTAGGAATGAAGAGGAACACTTTTTATAGAAGAGTGGCTGAATACAAAGCAAAGAAGGGAGAATGA
- a CDS encoding helix-turn-helix domain-containing protein translates to MQLNSIVLHKEYNEFECFSVSDVAKLLKVNKSFVYELVYSQKLKSIRFSERRIRISKTALEEFLEQELHKAIVYNNDVQPPKRGRKPKNVS, encoded by the coding sequence TTGCAATTGAATAGTATAGTTTTACATAAAGAGTATAACGAGTTTGAATGTTTTAGCGTTTCTGATGTCGCAAAGTTATTGAAGGTTAATAAGTCTTTTGTTTACGAGCTTGTTTATTCTCAAAAGTTAAAATCGATTAGATTTTCAGAAAGACGAATAAGGATTTCTAAGACAGCATTAGAAGAATTTCTTGAGCAGGAATTACATAAAGCAATAGTGTATAATAATGATGTCCAACCCCCTAAAAGGGGGCGTAAACCTAAAAATGTCAGTTAA
- a CDS encoding tyrosine-type recombinase/integrase, translating into MSVKQRAENSWTIAIYLGRDEQGKKKYYYETFYAKSKKDAEKQEKQLKYELNEKIGSSKALALNVGQLIDKWLNCVKKEVDISTYDTYSRQIKRVRPYVEDLQLYTLTTSLIEDRLGQMDFNDLKPRTIKNYYAILRRVLNWGASRDLVKPNLMREIKSPKVQRTKRKVLNQTQLFLFLRTASTLKHYVPLRILALSGLRVGEVLGLRWNNINLDEGYLKVVEAINSRTRNQKETKTINSERTIKLDLETINLLFQHKSKVNPNEYDLVFQSDDGEPLRHQVIFKAKERVLKKANLQHIRIHDLRHGAGSILLDKGNPLIYVAGFLGQNPATTAGIYGHALRIGDTSKLLD; encoded by the coding sequence ATGTCAGTTAAACAAAGAGCGGAAAATTCTTGGACTATAGCAATATATTTAGGAAGGGATGAGCAAGGAAAAAAGAAATATTATTATGAAACGTTTTATGCTAAAAGCAAAAAAGATGCCGAAAAGCAAGAAAAACAATTAAAATACGAGCTAAATGAAAAAATTGGTTCATCAAAAGCATTAGCATTAAACGTTGGTCAGTTAATTGACAAGTGGCTAAATTGTGTAAAAAAAGAGGTAGATATTTCAACGTATGATACGTATTCAAGACAAATAAAAAGGGTTAGACCTTATGTTGAAGATTTACAGCTTTATACCTTAACAACATCGCTCATAGAAGATAGGCTAGGTCAAATGGATTTTAATGACTTAAAACCTAGAACAATAAAAAACTATTACGCAATTCTGAGAAGAGTTCTTAACTGGGGAGCATCAAGAGATTTAGTTAAGCCCAACCTTATGAGAGAAATTAAGTCTCCAAAAGTTCAAAGAACAAAAAGGAAAGTCTTAAACCAAACTCAATTATTTTTATTCTTAAGAACAGCAAGCACATTGAAACATTATGTTCCGTTGAGAATATTAGCTTTAAGTGGACTTAGGGTTGGAGAAGTTTTAGGACTAAGATGGAACAATATTAACCTTGATGAAGGCTATTTAAAAGTTGTTGAAGCAATAAATTCTAGGACAAGAAATCAGAAAGAAACTAAAACGATAAATAGCGAGAGAACTATTAAGCTTGATCTTGAAACCATTAACTTATTATTTCAGCATAAAAGCAAGGTTAATCCCAATGAATACGACTTAGTATTTCAGAGTGATGATGGCGAACCACTGAGACATCAAGTAATATTTAAAGCCAAAGAAAGAGTTTTAAAAAAAGCAAATTTACAGCATATTCGTATTCATGACTTAAGACATGGAGCAGGATCAATTTTGCTCGACAAAGGAAATCCCTTAATTTACGTTGCTGGATTCCTTGGTCAAAATCCTGCTACAACAGCAGGAATTTATGGTCATGCGTTAAGAATCGGTGACACTTCGAAACTACTAGATTGA
- a CDS encoding IS1634 family transposase codes for MALNPNNKVPLPERGIIKCKNKGTTYIYHITRNYRNVKGQPTNDRISIGKLDEESGMLLPNRNYFEIYAPMDAQTTPSEIESIKSCGVTFVVDGLLKELGLIDVMQKKFPRHAHQIIALAEYMLCEGNVMSYYEDWCDEVYPHGGVKLSSADISCVFQAIDYKSRMEFFRIWIYAKSPGEYISYDVTSVSSYAKGIEALEWGYNRDKESLPQLNLAMYYGQESMLPLYYCVYPGSVPDKTHLEYMLRDNTLIGCRKGIKYVLDRGFFTSDNLQLMNKAGARFIISVPNSSLFAKDLIDKYQNQIVNNSECKLGKDLPYAKAVIREDFGMRVKAHLYYNPAKAAAEEALLFGEIERRERALSEMPEPPARHLHYDRYFKINRSKDGGVGFIRDTEKINTIISRLGFFILVETDFKMSSLEVLTTYRQRDVVEKSFDDLKNELDMKRLHCHSDETAEGKMFVAFFALILRSCLQNKLRDYMSETNLTLSSVMKELRKMKYVHTLEGKRLLSPITKKQRDILTACGLSSPDVHAWLSTVLI; via the coding sequence ATGGCTTTAAACCCAAACAACAAAGTGCCTTTACCTGAGCGCGGGATTATTAAGTGCAAGAATAAAGGAACGACATACATATACCACATCACCCGTAATTACAGAAACGTTAAGGGTCAGCCGACTAACGATAGAATATCCATTGGTAAACTTGATGAAGAAAGCGGTATGCTCCTCCCCAATAGAAACTATTTTGAGATTTATGCTCCAATGGACGCACAAACAACACCTTCTGAAATCGAATCCATCAAAAGTTGTGGCGTCACATTTGTTGTGGATGGGTTGTTGAAGGAACTTGGGCTGATTGACGTCATGCAAAAAAAGTTTCCAAGGCACGCCCATCAGATCATAGCCCTGGCGGAGTACATGCTCTGCGAGGGTAATGTTATGTCCTATTATGAAGATTGGTGCGATGAAGTCTATCCGCACGGGGGCGTTAAGCTTAGCTCTGCGGACATTAGCTGCGTCTTTCAGGCCATAGACTACAAAAGCCGGATGGAATTTTTCAGGATCTGGATTTATGCGAAGAGTCCCGGCGAATATATCAGCTATGATGTGACGTCTGTATCTTCTTACGCGAAGGGTATAGAAGCTCTGGAATGGGGATATAATCGGGATAAAGAAAGCCTGCCGCAGTTAAATTTGGCGATGTATTATGGTCAAGAGAGCATGTTGCCGCTCTATTATTGCGTATATCCCGGGAGCGTGCCGGATAAGACCCATTTGGAATACATGCTTCGGGACAATACCCTGATCGGGTGCCGCAAAGGGATAAAATATGTCCTGGACAGAGGCTTTTTCACATCGGACAATCTGCAACTCATGAACAAAGCGGGCGCTCGTTTCATTATCAGCGTGCCAAATTCAAGCCTCTTTGCCAAGGATCTGATTGATAAATACCAAAACCAGATTGTCAACAATTCCGAATGTAAACTTGGCAAAGACCTTCCTTACGCCAAGGCGGTCATACGGGAAGACTTTGGGATGCGCGTTAAAGCACATCTCTACTACAACCCGGCTAAAGCGGCCGCGGAAGAGGCGTTATTGTTTGGCGAAATCGAGCGGCGTGAACGCGCTTTGAGCGAAATGCCGGAACCGCCGGCGAGACATCTTCATTATGACCGGTATTTCAAAATCAACCGATCAAAGGATGGGGGCGTTGGTTTCATACGTGATACTGAAAAAATCAATACCATCATATCACGGCTTGGTTTCTTTATCCTCGTCGAAACTGATTTCAAAATGTCGTCACTCGAAGTTCTTACGACCTATCGGCAAAGAGATGTTGTCGAGAAATCTTTTGACGATTTAAAGAATGAACTCGACATGAAGCGTCTTCATTGCCATAGTGACGAAACTGCCGAGGGGAAGATGTTCGTAGCTTTCTTTGCGCTGATACTAAGATCCTGCTTACAAAACAAACTTCGGGATTATATGTCCGAAACTAATTTGACTTTATCGTCGGTTATGAAGGAGCTTCGAAAAATGAAGTATGTTCATACACTTGAGGGGAAAAGGCTACTTTCGCCGATAACGAAAAAACAAAGGGATATCCTGACAGCCTGTGGTTTGTCCTCACCCGATGTTCATGCTTGGCTTTCTACTGTTTTGATATAG
- a CDS encoding carotenoid biosynthesis protein, whose amino-acid sequence MVSNDKIKGYWLLWLLVALAAGVAIVQGLSFSEFFNLNGPAMLVIVSILFTFYHAYKRYGLRDFSVFLVMVFIIGNIYENTSICTGFPFGNYHYTDSLGPKFLYTPLIINIAYFQMIYICWTLSGVVIDYFKNRVSGIYILLQPLTAMFLMVMWDLVIDPYMSTMSHHWEWLEGGAYFGVPLSNYLGWFLCVFTMYLIFALYISKKSTVTTPGFVFQKGYWAQFVCLYLTWPLSFLIKGLCIPAETITAFNGQLWNVKDISQTAGLAGLCTMLFVGFVVILKVYVQNSLNAKMSISDSSGHKFGKHSGSM is encoded by the coding sequence ATGGTTTCGAACGACAAAATTAAGGGCTACTGGTTATTATGGTTATTGGTTGCTCTTGCAGCAGGGGTGGCTATTGTTCAAGGATTAAGTTTCAGCGAGTTTTTCAATTTAAACGGTCCGGCAATGCTTGTTATCGTCAGTATTTTGTTTACTTTTTATCACGCTTACAAGCGTTATGGCCTCCGGGATTTTTCCGTATTTCTCGTTATGGTCTTTATCATCGGTAATATCTACGAAAATACAAGTATTTGTACCGGTTTTCCCTTCGGCAATTATCATTATACCGACTCTTTAGGACCGAAATTTCTGTATACTCCGTTAATCATCAATATTGCTTATTTTCAGATGATCTATATTTGCTGGACCTTATCCGGCGTAGTGATCGATTACTTCAAAAATCGCGTATCGGGAATATATATTCTCTTACAACCTTTGACGGCTATGTTTCTTATGGTTATGTGGGATCTGGTCATCGACCCCTACATGTCTACCATGTCGCATCACTGGGAGTGGCTCGAAGGCGGCGCTTATTTTGGTGTTCCCTTATCCAATTATCTTGGCTGGTTTCTCTGTGTTTTTACTATGTATCTTATCTTTGCTTTATATATTTCGAAAAAGTCAACAGTTACCACCCCGGGGTTTGTTTTCCAAAAAGGGTATTGGGCACAATTCGTCTGCCTATATTTGACATGGCCGCTAAGCTTCTTGATCAAAGGCCTCTGTATTCCAGCAGAAACTATTACCGCTTTTAATGGACAGCTTTGGAATGTAAAAGATATCAGTCAAACGGCAGGACTTGCTGGCCTCTGTACAATGCTTTTTGTTGGATTTGTTGTTATCCTAAAGGTATATGTACAAAATAGCCTAAATGCTAAAATGAGTATTTCGGATTCATCCGGACACAAATTCGGGAAACATTCCGGAAGTATGTAA
- a CDS encoding TetR/AcrR family transcriptional regulator: MLQDKVTVNRQVARTREWIFSALIQLLNKQAYDEISISQITDKAGVARQTFYRNYQNKDDIIIKYIDTIFDEFVTEIKIMQNAEDVSAVYTLFFQVLLRHKSELMAIKEASLDHLLFNVFWSYHRVFLQFFYVDNQETNQTFNEYFIKYQLGGIISIILEWLQNSMQSEPEELGMIIDKITQPFKHQVSYLPMLLHNIK, from the coding sequence GTGTTGCAAGATAAGGTCACGGTTAATAGACAGGTGGCGAGAACGAGGGAATGGATATTCTCGGCTTTGATTCAATTATTAAATAAACAGGCGTATGATGAGATCAGTATCTCCCAGATCACAGACAAGGCTGGAGTTGCGCGCCAAACTTTCTACCGAAATTATCAGAATAAAGACGACATTATCATTAAATATATCGATACAATTTTCGATGAATTTGTTACTGAAATAAAAATAATGCAAAATGCCGAGGATGTATCGGCTGTCTATACGTTGTTTTTTCAAGTGCTCCTGCGTCATAAATCAGAGTTAATGGCTATTAAAGAAGCCTCTTTGGATCATTTATTATTTAATGTATTTTGGAGCTACCACCGAGTTTTTTTGCAGTTTTTTTATGTTGATAATCAAGAAACAAACCAAACCTTTAATGAGTACTTTATAAAATACCAGCTTGGGGGCATTATTTCTATCATTCTGGAATGGTTACAAAACAGTATGCAATCAGAACCGGAAGAGCTCGGAATGATTATTGATAAAATAACGCAGCCGTTTAAACATCAGGTATCTTATCTTCCGATGCTGCTTCACAATATTAAGTAA
- a CDS encoding ArsR/SmtB family transcription factor, producing MAKGLVEKVYLYNRALSEPQRIKIMKIICSAEENTVCVTDIARLLGISQPAVTKHLKILNDVSLIKRKRIGSNVFYTANIESIKDYKEVLEYSFIQGFKPCRFGYDCDNCPHKETCA from the coding sequence TTGGCAAAAGGTTTGGTAGAAAAAGTATATTTGTATAACCGCGCATTGTCTGAACCCCAAAGAATTAAAATAATGAAGATTATTTGCTCTGCAGAAGAAAACACCGTCTGTGTTACGGATATAGCACGACTTCTTGGCATATCCCAGCCTGCAGTCACCAAACATCTGAAGATCCTAAATGATGTTAGTTTGATTAAAAGAAAAAGGATTGGCTCCAATGTATTTTATACGGCGAATATTGAGTCGATCAAAGATTATAAGGAAGTGTTGGAGTATTCATTTATCCAGGGATTTAAGCCCTGTCGCTTTGGCTACGATTGTGATAATTGTCCGCATAAGGAAACGTGTGCGTAA
- a CDS encoding FAD-dependent oxidoreductase: protein MKRKTIIVGGGMAAMSCALRLMERGEDFLLVTEVLGGRVMYSSHEDVNYGAYFVMSNYRHAKNIVEKNGRINPLDACFHNNERERFSTLSWHTLASLPQFLKFLSALLEFRKHYEAYKQRCLENPQKEALADDPYLKRLFHLPAGDFIKEKKFEKVTADYVSKFAYACTGADINTITTMDFLNVSLGLVLPIHQIKFDSEAMAAKLGDHLVFDTITDIVKGTDGYTLTGSTGTTFEAKNIVVATPAAVTQKLLNLSEIREACRIYVYHVAATLKPEFRKRGLNLFPATSEFILIAKQKDGTYLIYSRENDVNLSKLCLKCEMIGYKDWDKAMYVYGRAYMEQELEKGLYIAGDHNGLGLEPTSISGIYAANKIIQSNC, encoded by the coding sequence ATGAAAAGAAAAACGATTATTGTCGGCGGAGGGATGGCAGCAATGTCCTGTGCATTGCGCTTAATGGAAAGGGGGGAGGATTTTCTTCTTGTTACGGAGGTATTGGGAGGAAGAGTCATGTATTCATCCCATGAGGATGTGAATTATGGCGCTTATTTCGTCATGTCCAATTACCGGCATGCTAAAAATATTGTTGAAAAAAACGGTCGCATCAACCCTTTAGATGCTTGCTTTCACAATAATGAAAGAGAACGCTTTTCGACTTTGAGCTGGCATACACTGGCGAGTCTTCCGCAATTCCTAAAATTTCTATCGGCATTACTGGAATTTCGAAAACATTACGAAGCATACAAGCAACGGTGCCTGGAGAATCCTCAAAAGGAAGCACTTGCTGATGATCCTTATTTAAAAAGACTCTTTCATTTACCTGCAGGTGATTTTATTAAAGAGAAGAAATTTGAGAAAGTTACAGCGGATTATGTATCGAAATTCGCCTATGCCTGTACCGGTGCTGACATAAATACAATTACTACTATGGATTTTTTAAATGTAAGTTTAGGTTTGGTATTGCCGATTCATCAAATAAAGTTTGACTCAGAAGCAATGGCTGCCAAACTGGGCGATCATCTCGTTTTTGATACAATCACGGATATCGTCAAAGGTACCGATGGCTATACTCTCACAGGAAGTACAGGAACAACTTTTGAAGCGAAGAATATTGTCGTCGCGACTCCTGCGGCAGTGACCCAAAAACTGCTCAATCTATCGGAGATTAGGGAAGCTTGCAGGATTTATGTCTATCATGTAGCGGCAACGCTAAAACCGGAGTTTCGGAAGCGGGGTTTAAATCTGTTTCCCGCTACCTCAGAGTTTATTTTGATTGCGAAACAAAAAGATGGGACATATTTAATATACTCCCGTGAAAACGATGTGAATTTATCAAAATTATGTCTAAAATGTGAAATGATTGGCTACAAAGATTGGGACAAAGCAATGTATGTCTATGGAAGAGCCTATATGGAACAGGAGTTAGAGAAAGGACTTTATATTGCCGGCGACCATAACGGTCTAGGACTTGAACCAACATCTATATCCGGGATTTATGCTGCGAATAAAATTATTCAGAGTAACTGTTAA
- a CDS encoding indolepyruvate ferredoxin oxidoreductase subunit alpha produces MKSSNDKKIPAYKTNLYVPHKNGLGIKNWIIDHTSAHAYSWKFYLGVFKLILKGSKLMKYPVLGKIYKTLMMLGDENKHTSATIYNLNVDVSKEGESVVVPADLVKDAIKQASYIASMKTCLCRDSQSCKDYPLEVCCLFLSKGGKRVIDHGIAYEISKEDALKRVDEAAKLGLICQSLWVEVEQFIWGFSNEEMGSFVEVCFCCPCCCVGFNLSRNATREIKERFRPTGWTAVVDADRCIGCGDCCPTGICPQECISVVDGKAQIIQDYCVGCGMCKVRCQYDAIKILNTQPMLGSMKEYFCKEGGLDLKF; encoded by the coding sequence ATGAAATCATCCAATGATAAAAAAATCCCCGCTTATAAAACCAATCTGTACGTGCCCCATAAAAATGGACTTGGAATCAAGAATTGGATTATTGATCACACGAGTGCCCACGCCTATAGCTGGAAGTTTTACCTGGGTGTATTTAAGTTGATTCTTAAAGGAAGCAAACTCATGAAGTATCCTGTCTTGGGGAAAATATACAAGACCCTGATGATGCTTGGTGATGAAAACAAGCACACCTCGGCAACTATATATAATCTAAATGTTGATGTTTCCAAGGAAGGGGAATCCGTTGTTGTCCCAGCCGATTTAGTGAAGGATGCGATTAAGCAGGCAAGTTATATTGCCTCCATGAAAACATGTCTATGCCGTGATTCTCAAAGTTGTAAGGATTATCCGCTGGAAGTATGCTGTTTATTCTTAAGCAAAGGGGGCAAAAGGGTCATTGACCATGGCATCGCCTATGAGATCTCCAAAGAAGACGCATTAAAGAGAGTAGACGAGGCTGCCAAGCTCGGTCTTATCTGCCAGTCGCTGTGGGTTGAGGTAGAACAATTCATCTGGGGGTTTTCTAATGAAGAAATGGGAAGCTTTGTAGAAGTATGTTTTTGCTGTCCGTGCTGTTGTGTTGGGTTTAACCTTTCCCGCAATGCAACAAGAGAAATTAAAGAACGTTTTCGTCCAACCGGGTGGACAGCTGTTGTTGACGCGGATAGGTGTATCGGCTGTGGTGACTGCTGTCCAACTGGGATTTGTCCGCAGGAATGTATTTCAGTTGTTGACGGAAAGGCACAGATTATTCAGGATTACTGTGTCGGCTGTGGGATGTGCAAAGTAAGATGTCAGTACGATGCTATCAAAATCTTAAATACTCAGCCGATGCTTGGGAGTATGAAGGAATACTTTTGTAAAGAAGGCGGTTTGGACTTAAAGTTTTAG
- a CDS encoding hydrogenase maturation nickel metallochaperone HypA gives MHELAVTKSILKLVLNAAREIKAKKVQAIYLTVGEMRNLEQDWIQRYFDYISANTLAEGARIEVKKVPVVFHCKQCGQEFSADIHQEAMIHCSHCSSLDYSLLTGLELVVENMEVI, from the coding sequence ATGCATGAATTGGCAGTGACTAAAAGTATTTTAAAACTGGTGCTCAATGCTGCCCGTGAAATTAAGGCGAAAAAAGTGCAGGCCATCTATCTGACCGTCGGAGAAATGCGCAATCTGGAGCAGGATTGGATCCAAAGATATTTTGACTATATCAGCGCAAACACGCTTGCAGAAGGAGCCCGCATTGAGGTAAAAAAAGTTCCGGTAGTATTTCACTGCAAACAATGCGGGCAGGAATTTTCAGCCGATATTCATCAAGAGGCAATGATTCATTGTTCTCATTGCAGCAGCCTGGACTACTCTCTTCTAACCGGGCTGGAACTTGTTGTCGAAAATATGGAGGTAATCTGA
- a CDS encoding HTH domain-containing protein: MANKKFTEEEMNHLRASPYVLDVSPSIVHFSVKFKELFWNSIQERKEPRDIVIELGIDPDILGEYRVNGLKSSPSH; encoded by the coding sequence ATGGCTAACAAGAAATTTACTGAAGAAGAAATGAATCATCTCCGAGCAAGTCCTTATGTTTTAGATGTAAGTCCCAGCATTGTGCATTTTTCAGTTAAATTCAAAGAATTGTTTTGGAATTCAATACAAGAAAGGAAAGAGCCACGAGATATTGTAATTGAACTCGGCATTGATCCAGATATTCTTGGCGAATATCGTGTAAATGGATTGAAGAGCAGCCCTTCCCACTAA